ATGACGGCCACCTTCGTCTTGTCGTCCGGCAGGTCGATGTCGGCCTCTACCGACAGGCCGACCGCGTCCCCGGGGCCGTTGTTTACGTTGTTGAGCTTCCACACCACCGTGCCGGCGAAGGTCTGCACCTTGCTCGGCAGATCGGGCGCCTCGACGAGCAGCGCCGAGCGATAGGCGACAGGCACCTCGGGATTGCTGGCCGGGGGCGGAGCGGCCTTCGAAGCTTCGGAGGATGGCTGCGTCGCCTGGTCCGGCTGCGCGGCCTGCTCCTGCGGCGTGGGCTGGGCCGGCTGATCCTGCGGCGCCGGCTGCGTGGCGGGCGGCTCGGTCGTCGGCTGTTCGGTCGTGGGCTGCGCGGTCGTCTGCGCGCTGTCGTCGGGCTTCGCGCCGCCGACGCGGTCGGAAATCTTGCCGTTGTCCTGCGCGGGCTGCGTCTGCGCCGGCGTGTTGCGGGCGACCGTCTCGGGCTTGACGCGGATCTTCCACGCCAGGATGGCGATCATCGCGACGACGACGGCGATGCCGGCGGGGATGATCCAGATCCGCCGCTTCGGGCCCTTGGCGACTGCGGGCTGCGGCGCGAACGGCCGCTGCGGCTCGAGACGCGGCCGCGGCGGAACTGGATCGGCGCTGCCGGGCCCGGACGGCGGGGTCGGCGGCGGCGCGGCCGTCACCTCGGGCTTCGCCGTGGGCAACTTCAGCCCGATGGCCGGGGCTTTCGGCTCCGATGCGGGCTTCGTGTCGGCGTCGACCGCGTCAGTCGCCGGCGGCTTCGGCACGGACGAAAGCTCGCCGGTCTCGACGAGCGGGGCCGGCGCCTTGCTCGACGGCTGCGCATTTTCGGCCGCGGGCGCCTTCTCGTCGGACGTTGCCGGCTTCGGCATCCGCGGGCGCAGCGGCGGCACCGGCTTGCGCGGCACCGCCGGGCCGAGGGCGCCGGTCGGTGCGGGCGCCGGCTTCGGCCGTAAGAGCTTGGCCTTCGCCGGATCGGCAGGCTTCGGCGCCGCGTCCGAAGGCGCCGGCGGCGGCGCGGCAGGTGCGGGCGCCGGCGGCGGCGCGGCAGGTGCGGGCGCCGGCGGCGGCGCGGCAGGTGCGGGCGCCGGCGGCGGCGCGGCAGGTGCGGGCGCCGGCGGCGCCGCGGCGATCTCCGTCTCGATCCGCTCGATTGCGCGGTCGAGCTCGAGCGACTCCCGCTCGATATCTTCGTCCGGCACCGGCGGATGATAGGTCCTGAGCTGGCCGATCAGCGCCTTGCGCGCGCGCTCGTAGACGATCCGCCGCGTGTCCGGCGTCGAATTCGGGAGGCTTCCGACGGCCTTGGCTAGCAGCGGATAATACTCGGCCATGTGGGTCTCACTGCACTCACGCGGCCTATTTCGTCAATCCGCCGCCGCGTCGGGTCACACGGCACACCGCTGGTTTGCGTTCGCCCTTGTTGCAAAGACACAAAATCAGTCGCGGAAGGGGTCGTGCACCAGGATCGTGTCCTCGCGTTCGGGGCTCGTCGAGAGCAGCGCGACGGGCGCCTCGATCAGCTCCTCGATGCGGCGGACGTACTTGATGGCCTGCGCCGGCAGCTCGGCCCAGGAGCGCGCGCCCGCCGTCGTGCCGGACCAGCCCTCGATCGTCTCATACATCGGCTTCACCCTGGCCTGCGCCGCCTGGCTCGCCGGCAGCCGGTCGATCCGCTGCCCGTCGAGCTCGTAGTGGGTGCAGACCTGCACCGTCTCGAAGCCGTCGAGGATGTCGAGCTTGGTCAGCGCGATGCCGTCGATCCCCGACGTCTTCACGGTCTGGCGCACCATCACCGCGTCGAACCAGCCGCAGCGCCGCCGCCGCCCGGTGTTGACGCCGTACTCGTGACCGCGATCGCCGATGCGCTGGCCGATCTCGTTGTGCAGCTCGGTCGGGAACGGGCCGCCGCCGACCCGGGTGCAGTAGGCCTTGGCGATGCCGAGCACGTAGCCGATCGCCTTCGGACCGAGGCCGGAGCCGGTCGCGGCGTTCGAGGCCACCGTGTTCGACGAGGTCACGAAGGGATAGGTGCCGTGGTCGACGTCGAGCAGCGCGCCCTGCGCGCCCTCGAAGAGGATGCGCTTGCCGGCGCGTCGCAGCGTCTCGAGCTGCTCGAAGGTCGGCGCCATAAAGGGCAGGATCTTCGGCGCGACGCACATCAGCTCGTCGCGGATCTCCTTGGCGGTGACCGGCTCGAGGCCGAGGCCGCGGCGCAGCGGCTCGTGGTGCGACAGCAGGCGGCCGATCTTCTCGTCGAGCGTATCGGGCTCGGCGAGGTCGGAGAGGCGGATCGCGCGGCGACCGACCTTGTCCTCGTAAGCCGGCCCAATTCCGCGCTTGGTCGTGCCGATCTGCGTGCCGGCCGACGACGCCGCTTCGCGATGCGCGTCGAGCTCGCGATGCAGCTTCAAGATCAGCGTGACGTTCTCGGCGATGGCCAGCGTCTTCGGCGTCACCTCGACGCCCTGCCCCTCGAGCTTGGCGATCTCCTCGATGAGGTGATGCGGGTCGACGACGACGCCGTTGCCGATGATCGACACCTTGCCGGGGCGCACGATGCCCGACGGCAGCAGCGCGAGCTTGAAGACCTTGTCGCCGATGACGAGCGTGTGGCCGGCGTTGTGGCCGCCCTGGAAGCGCACGACGACGTCCGCCTCGCGCGACAGCCAGTCGACGATCTTGCCCTTGCCCTCGTCGCCCCACTGGGCGCCAACCACCACGACGTTCGCCATGTCCTCGACCTTAAGTCCTCGATCCCCAAACGGAAAAACCCCGGCGCAGAGCACCGGGGTTCTTTGCAGTCGAGGCCTAGATGATCGCGCCGCGCGAGTAAAGCGCGGGCTCATCGGCTCCTTGAGTTCTCGCGCCAGGTCACGCACAAATCGCCGCGACGTTCGCGGATGCGACCCATGACGATCCTGATCCTCGGTCTCGTGCTCTTCATCGGCACGCATGCCTTCACCATGGCCCGCGGCCGCCGCGCGGCGCTCATCGCCCGCCTCGGCGAGGGACCCTACAAGGGCGGCTACAGCATCCTGACGGCGATCGGCTTCGTGCTGCTCGTCTACGGCTATCACGTCTATCGCGCGGACGGGATGATCCCGGTCTGGAGCCCGCCCACCTGGACGCGCCACCTCGCGGTCCTTTTGAACCTTTTCGCGTTCATCAGCCTGGCGGCGATGGGCCCGCGCCCTAGCCACTTGCAGGCCGCGCTGAAGCACCCGATGCTCGTCGCCATCAAGATCTGGGCGACGGCGCACCTCATCGCCAACGGCGACCTCGGCTCCATCCTCCTCTTCGGCAGCTTCCTCGCCTGGGCGGTCGTCGATCGCATCAGCCTCAAGCGCCGGACCGACGAGCCCGTGCGCAAGCTGCCGAAGCCAGCGCCGCCCGGATGGACACGCGACATCGTCGCCGTGGTGGTCGGGACGGCCGTGTGGTTCGTCTTCGGCCGCTTCCTGCATCCGCTGCTGATCGGCGTGGCGGTCTGGCCCGGGCAGGCGTGACGCCAGCGCGGGCTATGGCCTGAGTAGAGCGCGCTGCGACGAAAGTCGTGCGCCCGCGGCTGGCGCAATGTCATTGACAGACCTCGGGTTATCCCGTGTGCTGACGGCTCGTCGGAGTGCTGCGTCATGGCCATGTCGTCGCCGTCGAAGCTGAGATTGCCGCACGCCTCGGCGGGGCCCTTCTGGAGCCCGCCTGCTCCGCTCGAGCCGCGCAACGAGTGGCGCGAGATCGAGGATATCCTCTCCGCACCCTACGATGACGGGCGGCCGCAGCCGAGACGCGGCCTCCCCAGCTTCGTGTTCGTCGCCGCGGCGCTGGTGCTCGGCAGCGGCATGCTCGCCTCGACGCTGATAGGATCGCGCAACGAGTGCGGCGCCGACTGCCACGTCGTCACCGCCGCCGGCCCGACGGGCGAGGCGCCGCATCCCGTCGCGACGGCCGGTCTCGCGCCGCGGCCCGACACGCCGGTTGCCGAGGGCCGCTCCGTGGCAGAGCCCGCTCCGGCGGCCGGCCCGGCGGAGGCGGCGCCGGCCGTGCCGCCGGTGAAGCATCACCACCATCGCCGGCACCACAGCGCCGTCGAGTTCTGAGCCGGCGCATCAAGTTCTGGAGACGCAAAAAAGCCCCGGTGCATCGCACCGGGGCTTTTGTTTCTAGGGCTCCGGGCCGCTTACTCGGCGGCGTGGGAGAACTGATGCATCGTGTTGTCCTCACCGGCCGCCTTCAGCGCGGCCTCGCCGGCGAAGTACTCCTTGTGGTCGTCGCCGATGTCGGAGCCGGCCATGTTCTGGTGCTTCACGCAGGCGATGCCGCGGCGGATCTCCTGGCGCTGCACGTCGCGGACGTAGCCGAGCATGCCCTCGGGGCTGAAGTAGTCCTTGGCCAGCGAGTCGGTCGACAGCGCCGCCGTGTGGTAGGTCGGCAGCGTGATCAGGTGGTGGAAGATGCCGGCATGCGCCGAGCCGTCCGCCTGGAAGCGGGCGATCCACTTGTCGGCCTCCTGGCCGAGCTCAGTCTCGTCGTAGTCGACGCTCATCAGCTTGGCGCGGTCGTACTTCGAGACGTCCTTGCCCTCGTCCTTCCACTTGTCGAAGACCTGCTGGCGGAAGTTCAGCGTCCAGTTGAAGGAGGGCGAGTTGTTGTAGACGAGCTTGGCGTTCGGGATGACCTCGCGGATGCGGTCGACCATGCCCTTGATCTGCTGGACGTGCGGCTTCTCGGTCTCGATCCACAGGAGGTCGGCGCCGTTCTGCAGCGAGGTGATCGAGTCGAGCACGCAGCGGTCCTCGCCGGTCCCCTTGCGGAATTGGAAGAGGTTCGAGGCCAAACGCTTCGGACGCAGCAGCTTGCCGTTGCGGGTGATCACGACGTCGCCGTTGCCGACCTGGTCGGGGTTGATCTCGTCGCAATCGAGGAACGAGTTGTACTGGTCGCCGATGTCGCCGGGCTCGCGCGAGTAGGCGATCTGCTTCGTCAGGCCGGCGCCGAGCGAGTCGGTGCGCGTGACGATGATGCCGTCCTCGACGCCGAGCTCGAGGAACGCGTAGCGGCAGGCCTGGACCTTGGCGATGAAGTCGACGTGGGGCACCGTGACCTTGCCGTCCTGGTGGCCGCACTGCTTCTCGTCCGAAACCTGGTTCTCGATCTGCAGCGCGCAGGCGCCGGCTTCGATCATCTTCTTGGCGAGCAGGTAGGTCGCCTCGGCGTTGCCGAAGCCCGCGTCGATGTCGGCGATGATCGGCACGACGTGCGTCTCGTGGTTGTCGATCTCGGCGAGGATCTTGTCGGCCTTGGCCTTGTCGCCGGCCTTGCGGGCCGCGTCGACCTCACGGAACATGTTGCCGAGCTCGCGCGCATCGGCCTGGCGGAGGAAGGTGTAGATCTCCTCGATCAGCGCCGGCACCGAGGTCTTCTCGTGCATCGACTGGTCCGGCAGCGGGCCGAACTCGGAGCGCAGCGCCGCGACCATCCAGCCCGAGAGATAGATGTACCGGCCCTTCGTCGAGCCGAAGTGCTTCTTGATCGAGATCATCTTCTGCTGGGCGATGAAGCCGTGCCAGCAGCCGAGCGACTGCGTGTACTTCGACGGATCGGCGTCGTAGGCGGCCATGTCCTCGCGCATGATCTTCGCGGTGTAGCGCGCGATGTCGAGGCCGGTCTTGAAGCGGTTCTGCAGCCGCATGCGGATCACCGACTCGGGATCGATGCCGGCCCAGGTGCCGTTGTGCGTCTTGATGAGTTGCTCGACCTTCGAAATCTCGTCTTGGTATGGCACGTTGGCTCTCCTCGGTGCCCGGTCGGCGGCGCAGCGCTCGGAGCGGCGACCGGACATTTCTTAACAGGTGTTGACAGCGGCCTCGTGAGGCCCGCGACTAGAGCCCATAGTTCGATCATCGGGCTGCAAAAGGCAAGAAAGCGGTGGTCGCAATCGCGTCATGTTGTGTAAGATTTACGCAACTCTTGTGTAAAGATGTGAACTAATTTACAAGTTCGGCCGTGAGCGATGTCGCAGACCTTTCCGGCCGCAAGATCCTTGCCGGCCCCCGCCTGAAGCGGCTGCGCCGCGAGCGCGGCCTCACCCAGGCGCGCATGGCGGAGGAGCTTGCCGTCTCGGCCTCCTACCTGAACCTGATGGAGCGCAACCAGCGCCCCATCACGCTGCCCGTGCTGGCGCGCCTCACCGACGTGTACGGCGTCGACCCCCGCGACTTCATGGAGGATCGCGCCGGTCCCGCGGTCCAGAGCCTCGAGCAGGTGCTGGCCGATCCACTGTTCCGCGACACGCCGGTCGCCCGCACGGAGCTGATCGACGCCGCCGAGTACGCGCCCTCCGTCATCGCCGCGATGCAGCGGCTCTACCGCGCCTACACAGCGGCGCGCGAGGCGGGAGAAGCGCGCGTGCTCGTCGACGCCGACCCCGACCGCACCGAAAGCGTCGCCGGCGACTCGCCGATCGAGCGCGTCCGCGCGATCCTGCAGGAGCAGCGCAACCATTTTCGCGAGATCGACGACCTCGCCGAGACCTTCGCGTCGGACCTTGCGCTCGAAGGCCCCGAGCCGTTCCACACCATGGCGGAGCGGCTGCGCGCCCGCCACGGCATTCGCGTCCGCGTCCTGCCGGTCGACGTGATGGGCCAGCGGCTGCGCTGGTACGACCTGCACCGGCGACAGCTGCTCATCTCCGAGACCATGGATGCGCCGGGCCGCACGTTCCAGGTCGCCTACCAGCTCGGCATCTCCGAGCACGGCCAGCTCATCAACGCCGTCTGCGCCAGGCTCGAGCCGAAGGATGTCGTTGCGCGCCGGCTGCTGCGCGTCACGCTGCTCAACTACTTCGCCGGCGCGGTGATGATGCCCTACGCCCGCTTCCACGCCGCGGCGGAGGCAACGGGCCACGACCTCGAGGTGCTGGCCGCGCGCTTCGGCGCCTCGTTCGAGCAGGTCGCGCACCGGCTGACGACGCTGGGGCGGCCGACGGCGCGCGGCGTGCCGTTCTTCCTGATGCGCGTCGACATCGCCGGCAACGTGTCGAAGCGCTTCTCGGCCGGCCGCTTCCCCTTCGCGCAGGCCGGCGGCACCTGCGGCCTGTGGAACGTCCACGCGACCTTCGCCGAGCCCGGCCGCATCCTCACCCAGGTCGTCGAGCTGCCGGACGGCGCACAATGGTTCTCGATCGCCCGCACGGTGCGCCGCGCCACCAATCCGCACGGCGCCATCGCGCCCCGCTTCGCGCTGGCGCTCGGCTGCGAGATCAAGTACGCGCCGCGCCTCGTCTACGCGCGGCGGCTCGATCTCGCCTCGCCCGACGTGACGCCCATCGGCGTCGCCTGCCGGCTTTGCGAGAGGCCGGCCTGCCCGCAGCGCGCGGCGCCGCCTGCCCTGCGGCCGCTCGACGTTGACGACGCCATGCGCGGCATCTCGCCCTTCGCGTTCAAGGACATCTAGCCCGGCCCGCTATGAGCTGCCGTCTGGCGGCGACCGGTGTCTCTTAGACCACGACCGATCGGCACCGCCCTTCCTCCCCCGGCTTCGCGCGCCTACCTAGGGGGTCGGAGGGCATTCATGTCGCGATCGATCACCATGAGCTTCCCGCACGAGCTCGGCATCGCCGAGGCGAAGCGGCGCATCGGCGAGCGCTTCGATCTTCTGAAGCGCGAGTACGTCGACAAGGTCGGCAAGGCCGACATCGCCTGGGTCGGCGATACCGCGCATCTCGACGTCAGCGCGCTCGGCCAGCGGGCGACGGCGGAGATCGAGGTCAAGGCCGCCGATATCCGCGTCGAGGTGCACCTGCCCTGGCTGCTCGCGGCCATGGCGAGCAAGGTCGAGGGGCTTCTCAAGTCGAATGCGCAGGACACGCTGCGCATCGGGACGACCAAGAAGGTCTAGAGCAGGTCTAGACGTAGATCACGCTGATCATCTCGGCGACGAGCGCCGGGCGCGTCTCGCCCTCGATCTCGACCGTCACCTCGGTGATGCGGTCCCAGCGCCCCGGCTGGACCTCGCGGATGTCGACGATCTTGAAGTGCGACCTGATCCGCTTGCCGGCGCGCACGGGCGCGGTGAAGCGGATGCGGTTGTAGCCGTAGTTGACCGCCATGCGCACTGGCTGCGGGCTCGGCAGCGCCTCGTAGGCCATCGCCGGCACGAGCGAGAGCGTAAGCAGGCCGTGCGCGATCGTCCCGCCGTAGGGGTCGTTGCGGCGCGCTCGGGATCGACATGGATGAACTGGTCGTCGCCTGTCGTCGCGGCGAAGGCATCGATGCGGGCCTGATCCACGTCCACCCAGCTCGAGACCCCGGCCTCGCGGCCGATCATCGCCCTTATTTCCTCGATAGTGGCTGCAACCAATCCCACCTCCCGTGCGTCGATGGGACTTACCTCAGACGATTGGCCAAAGGAACGATCCCAGACGATCGTCAGTTGCCAAGCTCTGCGTCAAATGACATCTGGCGCGTCCCGCGGGCCGTCCGAGGGTTAGATCGATCGGGTGAAGGCATGTCGCATCTCGAAATTCTTCTCGTCGACGACGATCCGCTGATCCGGCACGTCATCGCCGACGAGCTGGAGGAAGCCGGTCACTTCGTGACGCCCGCCGTCGGTCCCGAAGCGGCGATCGAGCTTTTGCACGACAACGATGCCTTCGACCTCATCCTGATCGACTACACGATGCCCGGCATGACCGGCGGCGACCTCGCCCGGCACATTCTCGGGATCATGCCGAACGCGCGCGTGGCGATTCTCACGGGCATGACCGACCTGCCGGACCCGCCGCCCTGCCCGGTGCTGACCAAGGGCATGCGCATGTCCGAGCTCATCAAGGCGATCGAGGCCGTGGCGGCCGGCGATCGCGTCTCCGTCGCCCACGACGCCTCGGCCAGCCGCGTCGACCTCATGGTGGACCAGATGGCGACAAAGCCGGCGGTCGGCGGCGTGCGCAGCGGCATCGCCTCGACCTACGAGGCGCCGGAGCCCGCCGAGGGCCTGCCGGACGCCTTCGCATCGGTGCTCGGCCGCCTCGACGACAAGTGAGCCCCGCGGCGATCGAGGCCGCGCCGGGGCTTCGCTATCTCCCCGGCTTCCTCGATCGCGACGGGCAGGCCGCGTTGCTCGCCGAGATACGCCAGGTGCTGGCGGACGCGCCGCTCTTCACCCCGACGATGCCGCGCAGCGGCACGC
This Beijerinckiaceae bacterium RH AL1 DNA region includes the following protein-coding sequences:
- a CDS encoding Response regulator receiver protein (ID:RHAL1_02803;~source:Prodigal:2.6), whose product is MSHLEILLVDDDPLIRHVIADELEEAGHFVTPAVGPEAAIELLHDNDAFDLILIDYTMPGMTGGDLARHILGIMPNARVAILTGMTDLPDPPPCPVLTKGMRMSELIKAIEAVAAGDRVSVAHDASASRVDLMVDQMATKPAVGGVRSGIASTYEAPEPAEGLPDAFASVLGRLDDK
- a CDS encoding NnrUfamily protein (ID:RHAL1_02797;~source:Prodigal:2.6), with product MTILILGLVLFIGTHAFTMARGRRAALIARLGEGPYKGGYSILTAIGFVLLVYGYHVYRADGMIPVWSPPTWTRHLAVLLNLFAFISLAAMGPRPSHLQAALKHPMLVAIKIWATAHLIANGDLGSILLFGSFLAWAVVDRISLKRRTDEPVRKLPKPAPPGWTRDIVAVVVGTAVWFVFGRFLHPLLIGVAVWPGQA
- a CDS encoding Isocitrate lyase (source:Prodigal:2.6;~ID:RHAL1_02799) is translated as MPYQDEISKVEQLIKTHNGTWAGIDPESVIRMRLQNRFKTGLDIARYTAKIMREDMAAYDADPSKYTQSLGCWHGFIAQQKMISIKKHFGSTKGRYIYLSGWMVAALRSEFGPLPDQSMHEKTSVPALIEEIYTFLRQADARELGNMFREVDAARKAGDKAKADKILAEIDNHETHVVPIIADIDAGFGNAEATYLLAKKMIEAGACALQIENQVSDEKQCGHQDGKVTVPHVDFIAKVQACRYAFLELGVEDGIIVTRTDSLGAGLTKQIAYSREPGDIGDQYNSFLDCDEINPDQVGNGDVVITRNGKLLRPKRLASNLFQFRKGTGEDRCVLDSITSLQNGADLLWIETEKPHVQQIKGMVDRIREVIPNAKLVYNNSPSFNWTLNFRQQVFDKWKDEGKDVSKYDRAKLMSVDYDETELGQEADKWIARFQADGSAHAGIFHHLITLPTYHTAALSTDSLAKDYFSPEGMLGYVRDVQRQEIRRGIACVKHQNMAGSDIGDDHKEYFAGEAALKAAGEDNTMHQFSHAAE
- a CDS encoding hypothetical protein (ID:RHAL1_02801;~conserved protein of unknown function;~source:Prodigal:2.6); this translates as MSRSITMSFPHELGIAEAKRRIGERFDLLKREYVDKVGKADIAWVGDTAHLDVSALGQRATAEIEVKAADIRVEVHLPWLLAAMASKVEGLLKSNAQDTLRIGTTKKV
- a CDS encoding Transcriptional regulator, XRE family (ID:RHAL1_02800;~source:Prodigal:2.6), with the protein product MSDVADLSGRKILAGPRLKRLRRERGLTQARMAEELAVSASYLNLMERNQRPITLPVLARLTDVYGVDPRDFMEDRAGPAVQSLEQVLADPLFRDTPVARTELIDAAEYAPSVIAAMQRLYRAYTAAREAGEARVLVDADPDRTESVAGDSPIERVRAILQEQRNHFREIDDLAETFASDLALEGPEPFHTMAERLRARHGIRVRVLPVDVMGQRLRWYDLHRRQLLISETMDAPGRTFQVAYQLGISEHGQLINAVCARLEPKDVVARRLLRVTLLNYFAGAVMMPYARFHAAAEATGHDLEVLAARFGASFEQVAHRLTTLGRPTARGVPFFLMRVDIAGNVSKRFSAGRFPFAQAGGTCGLWNVHATFAEPGRILTQVVELPDGAQWFSIARTVRRATNPHGAIAPRFALALGCEIKYAPRLVYARRLDLASPDVTPIGVACRLCERPACPQRAAPPALRPLDVDDAMRGISPFAFKDI
- a CDS encoding protein of unknown function (ID:RHAL1_02798;~source:Prodigal:2.6) — translated: MAMSSPSKLRLPHASAGPFWSPPAPLEPRNEWREIEDILSAPYDDGRPQPRRGLPSFVFVAAALVLGSGMLASTLIGSRNECGADCHVVTAAGPTGEAPHPVATAGLAPRPDTPVAEGRSVAEPAPAAGPAEAAPAVPPVKHHHHRRHHSAVEF
- a CDS encoding hypothetical protein (ID:RHAL1_02795;~conserved protein of unknown function;~source:Prodigal:2.6), which produces MAEYYPLLAKAVGSLPNSTPDTRRIVYERARKALIGQLRTYHPPVPDEDIERESLELDRAIERIETEIAAAPPAPAPAAPPPAPAPAAPPPAPAPAAPPPAPAPAAPPPAPSDAAPKPADPAKAKLLRPKPAPAPTGALGPAVPRKPVPPLRPRMPKPATSDEKAPAAENAQPSSKAPAPLVETGELSSVPKPPATDAVDADTKPASEPKAPAIGLKLPTAKPEVTAAPPPTPPSGPGSADPVPPRPRLEPQRPFAPQPAVAKGPKRRIWIIPAGIAVVVAMIAILAWKIRVKPETVARNTPAQTQPAQDNGKISDRVGGAKPDDSAQTTAQPTTEQPTTEPPATQPAPQDQPAQPTPQEQAAQPDQATQPSSEASKAAPPPASNPEVPVAYRSALLVEAPDLPSKVQTFAGTVVWKLNNVNNGPGDAVGLSVEADIDLPDDKTKVAVIFEKNSDSSLPASHTIKVRFTVGPGSYSGDVKQINVPQMRREGNTDGEPLAGVTVPVVQNSFLVGLSPGNAETANLRLLTDMPWVDIPILLTSGKIAKLTFEKGAAGQRDFAEAAAYWQKQ
- a CDS encoding Nodulation protein NodN (fragment) (ID:RHAL1_02802;~source:Prodigal:2.6); translated protein: MAYEALPSPQPVRMAVNYGYNRIRFTAPVRAGKRIRSHFKIVDIREVQPGRWDRITEVTVEIEGETRPALVAEMISVIYV
- the purA gene encoding Adenylosuccinate synthetase (ID:RHAL1_02796;~source:Prodigal:2.6): MANVVVVGAQWGDEGKGKIVDWLSREADVVVRFQGGHNAGHTLVIGDKVFKLALLPSGIVRPGKVSIIGNGVVVDPHHLIEEIAKLEGQGVEVTPKTLAIAENVTLILKLHRELDAHREAASSAGTQIGTTKRGIGPAYEDKVGRRAIRLSDLAEPDTLDEKIGRLLSHHEPLRRGLGLEPVTAKEIRDELMCVAPKILPFMAPTFEQLETLRRAGKRILFEGAQGALLDVDHGTYPFVTSSNTVASNAATGSGLGPKAIGYVLGIAKAYCTRVGGGPFPTELHNEIGQRIGDRGHEYGVNTGRRRRCGWFDAVMVRQTVKTSGIDGIALTKLDILDGFETVQVCTHYELDGQRIDRLPASQAAQARVKPMYETIEGWSGTTAGARSWAELPAQAIKYVRRIEELIEAPVALLSTSPEREDTILVHDPFRD